One window of Triticum dicoccoides isolate Atlit2015 ecotype Zavitan chromosome 5A, WEW_v2.0, whole genome shotgun sequence genomic DNA carries:
- the LOC119300354 gene encoding dnaJ homolog subfamily B member 12-like codes for MALSVQVSAVAAQHVLPLSRRLASAPGPAPPLTLHRSGSSSGRLARRASVRVRAGASGGRRRRESLYEVLGVAPLASPAEIKRAYRRLALKYHPDVNKEANAQEKFLKIKHAYNTLMNLESRPKYSGGGHDAQEEFDWFAAVIKEMETYLNSEDGLDLECKPESVWEAVFSCFLITAMLIFVHQEDLIVLIKFLSLEVRIFIKKCCMTINSCIRKS; via the exons ATGGCGCTGTCGGTGCAGGTCTCCGCCGTCGCCGCCCAGCATGTCCTCCCTCTCTCACGCCGCCTCGCGTCTGCTCCGGGCCCGGCGCCTCCTCTCACTCTCCACCGGTCCGGCTCCAGCTCCGGTCGGTTGGCGCGGCGGGCGAGCGTGCGGGTCCGCGCGGGCGCCAGCGGAGGCAGGCGGAGGAGGGAGTCCCTGTACGAGGTGCTGGGCGTGGCGCCGTTGGCGTCGCCTGCCGAGATCAAGCGCGCGTACCGGCGCCTTGCGCTCAAGTACCACCCGGACGTCAACAAGgag GCGAATGCTCAGGAGAAGTTTCTGAAGATCAAgcacgcctacaacacgctgatgAACTTGGAGAGCCGGCCCAAGTATTCGGGCGGCGGCCATGATGCACAAGAGGAGTTTGATTGGTTCG CGGCTGTCATTAAAGAGATGGAAACATATCTGAACTCGGAAGATGGCCTGGATTTAGAGTGCAAACCTGAAAGCGTGTGGGAAGCAGTATTTTCGTGTTTTCTAATAACCGCCATGCTTATCTTCGTGCATCAAGAAGACTTGATTGTCCTCATCAAGTTCTTATCATTAGAAGTGCGCATTTTCATCAAAAAGTGTTGTATGACAATCAACTCTTGTATCAGAAAGAGTTGA